A genome region from Neoarius graeffei isolate fNeoGra1 chromosome 21, fNeoGra1.pri, whole genome shotgun sequence includes the following:
- the pmch gene encoding pro-MCH: MTNSSLLIFALAFCVNSFVHSATLALPASRIKDNMANQDSFSSVMDDDALNGVGPGDFSLTRFPLIEGRLADEDGTKRIFILSDLGSKGVSGSDASSGFGRTFPVLSPWRINRALAATQKDEWHNADDLIPMAKRNTDNKMLRCMIGRVYRPCWQA, translated from the exons ATGACCAACTCTTCCTTGCTCATTTTTGCACTTGCATTTTGTGTCAACTCGTTTGTTCATTCTGCAACCTTAGCTTTGCCTGCAAGTAGAATTAAAGACAATATGGCAAACCAAGATAGCTTTAGTTCTGTGATGGATGATGATGCCCTGAATGGAGTAGGACCTGGTGATTTCTCTCTCACTAGGTTCCCTCTCATAGAGGGAAGGCTGGCTGATGAAGATGGGACAAAGAGGATCTTCATCCTTTCA GATTTAGGATCAAAAGGGGTTTCTGGGAGTGACGCAAGCTCTGGTTTTGGCCGAACCTTTCCCGTGCTATCACCATGGAGAATCAACCGTGCTCTTGCTGCAACTCAGAAGGATGAGTGGCACAATGCAGATGATCTCATCCCCATGGCCAAGAGAAACACGGACAATAAGA TGCTTCGGTGCATGATCGGGAGGGTGTACCGACCCTGCTGGCAGGCTTGA